A DNA window from Centropristis striata isolate RG_2023a ecotype Rhode Island chromosome 10, C.striata_1.0, whole genome shotgun sequence contains the following coding sequences:
- the pfkla gene encoding ATP-dependent 6-phosphofructokinase, liver type isoform X1 — MSSMDLEKLKMTGAGRAIAVLTSGGDAQGMNAAVRAVARMGIYVGAQVFLIHEGYQGLVDGGDHIKPAHWHNVSNIIQQGGTMIGSARCKAFTTREGRVSAAFNLVKKGITNLCVCGGDGSLTGANIFRSEWSSLLDELVQKGRITATLAKLHDHLNIVGLVGSIDNDFCGTDMTIGADSALHRIMEIIDAIMTTAQSHQRTFVLEVMGRHCGYLALVSALASGADWLFIPEAPPLEGWEDRMCSRLESSRISGSRLNIIIIAEGAIDRDGKPISSTYVKELVVKRLGYDTRVTVLGHVQRGGVPSAFDRILSTKLGVEAVVALMEASPDTPACVIGLSGNHAVRLPLMECVEMTKLVQNAMNERRFEEAVKLRGGSFENNWNIYKLLAFQKPAQAQSNFSLAILNVGAPAAGMNAAVRSAVRIALAHGHKVYGVNDGFQGLAFGRVFEMGWHSVAGWTGQGGSLLGTKRTLPNKHMEKIVETISKFSISALLVVGGFEGYAGVLQLFEARGRYDELCIPMCVIPATISNNVPGTDFSLGADTAVNAAMEGCDKIKQSATGTKSRVFVVETMGGYCGYLATCTGIAVGADAAYIYEEPFNIHDLKTNVEHLAEKMKKDIQRGLVLRNENCHENYTTDFLHRLYSSEGKGIFDCRVNVLGHLQQGGAPSPFDRNFGTKLGVRAIQWISERMTENFRQNRVFANSPETACVLGLKRKVISFSPVTELKDVTDFEHRMPKVQWWFNLRPIQKMLARYQTSFVEYVPGEMEHVTRRSISIDPGF; from the exons ATGTCCTCCATGGACCTGGAGAAGCTGAAGATGACGGGAGCTGGTCGAGCCATAGCGGTGCTGACCAGCGGCGGAGACGCTCAAG GGATGAATGCTGCCGTCCGCGCTGTGGCCAGAATGGGCATATATGTCGGGGCACAGGTGTTTCTTATTCATGAG GGATATCAGGGCCTGGTGGATGGGGGAGACCACATCAAACCAGCACATTGGCACAATGTGAGCAACATCATCCAACAG GGTGGTACTATGATCGGTAGCGCCCGCTGCAAGGCCTTCACAACTCGTGAGGGCAGGGTGTCTGCCGCCTTCAACCTGGTGAAGAAAGGCATCAccaacctgtgtgtgtgcggcgGAGACGGCAGCCTCACCGGAGCCAACATCTTTCGCAGCGAGTGGAGCAGTCTGCTGGACGAGCTCGTACAGAAAG GAAGGATCACAGCCACTCTGGCGAAGCTGCACGACCACCTGAACATCGTGGGGCTCGTTGGCTCCATCGACAACGACTTCTGCGGCACCGACATGACCATCGGAGCTGACTCAGCGCTGCACCGCATCATGGAGATAATTGATGCTATCATGACCACTGCACAAAG CCATCAGCGCACATTTGTTCTGGAAGTCATGGGGAGACACTGTGG ATATCTGGCCTTGGTGTCAGCGTTGGCATCTGGGGCCGATTGGCTCTTCATTCCAGAGGCTCCTCCTCTGGAGGGCTGGGAGGACCGCATGTGTTCTCGTCTAGAGTCG AGCCGCATATCAGGGTCAAGACTCAACATTATAATCATCGCAGAGGGAGCAATCGACAGGGATGGCAAGCCCATCTCCTCAACATATGTAAAAGAA CTGGTGGTGAAGAGGCTGGGTTACGATACCAGAGTGACCGTGCTCGGCCATGTTCAGCGAGGAGGAGTTCCCTCAGCGTTTGACAGAATCCTG AGCACTAAGTTGGGTGTGGAGGCGGTGGTGGCTCTGATGGAGGCCTCTCCTGACACCCCAGCCTGTGTCATCGGCCTGTCAGGTAACCATGCTGTTCGTCTGCCTCTAATGGAGTGTGTGGAGATG ACTAAGTTGGTGCAGAACGCCATGAACGAGAGGCGCTTCGAAGAGGCTGTCAAACTGCGTGGAGG GAGTTTTGAGAACAACTGGAACATCTACAAGCTTCTCGCCTTCCAGAAACCCGCCCAGGCTCAG AGTAACTTCTCCTTGGCCATTCTGAACGTGGGCGCTCCAGCTGCAGGGATGAATGCAGCGGTGAGGTCTGCTGTGAGGATAGCGCTGGCTCATGGACACAAGGTCTACGGGGTTAATGACGGCTTTCAAGGTCTTGCCTTCGGAAGG gttttTGAGATGGGCTGGCACAGTGTGGCGGGATGGACGGGCCAAGGAGGCTCACTGCTGGGGACAAAACG aaCCCTTCCGAACAAACACATGGAGAAGATTGTGGAAACCATCTCCAAGTTCAGCATATCAGCTCTGCTGGTTGTTGGAGGCTTTGAG GGATATGCAGGTGTGCTGCAGCTGTTTGAAGCCCGGGGTCGCTACGATGAGCTCTGCATCCCCATGTGTGTAATCCCTGCTACCATCAGCAACAACGTGCCTGGAACCGACTTCAGCCTGGGAGCAGACACGGCTGTCAATGCTGCCATGGAG GGATGCGACAAGATCAAACAGTCTGCCACCGGTACAAAGAGCCGAGTGTTTGTGGTGGAGACTATGGGGGGATACTGTGGATATCTGGCGACCTGCACCGGTATAGCTGTGGGTGCTGATGCAGCCTACATCTATGAAGAGCCCTTCAACATTCACGACCTGAAG ACCAATGTGGAACATTTGGCTGAAAAGATGAAGAAGGACATCCAGCGGGGTCTAGTTCTAAG GAATGAAAACTGCCATGAAAACTACACCACAGATTTCCTCCATAGGCTGTATTCTTCAGAGGGGAAGGGCATCTTTGACTGCAGAGTCAATGTGTTGGGACACCTTCAGCAG GGAGGGGCACCTTCTCCTTTTGACAGAAATTTTGGCACCAAGTTGGGTGTGAGGGCTATCCAGTGGATTTCAGAGAGAATGACTGAAAACTTCAGACAGA ACCGCGTGTTCGCCAACTCACCAGAAACAGCTTGTGTGCTCGGCCTCAAGAGGAAGGTCATCTCATTCAGCCCCGTCACTGAACTGAAGGATGTGACTGATTTTGA GCACCGGATGCCCAAAGTCCAGTGGTGGTTTAATCTACGGCCGATACAGAAAATGTTGGCCAGGTACCAGACCAGCTTTGTGGAATACGTCCCAGGAGAGATGGAGCATGTGACTCGACGCTCCATCAGCATTGACCCCGGGTTCTAA
- the pfkla gene encoding ATP-dependent 6-phosphofructokinase, liver type isoform X2 produces MIGSARCKAFTTREGRVSAAFNLVKKGITNLCVCGGDGSLTGANIFRSEWSSLLDELVQKGRITATLAKLHDHLNIVGLVGSIDNDFCGTDMTIGADSALHRIMEIIDAIMTTAQSHQRTFVLEVMGRHCGYLALVSALASGADWLFIPEAPPLEGWEDRMCSRLESSRISGSRLNIIIIAEGAIDRDGKPISSTYVKELVVKRLGYDTRVTVLGHVQRGGVPSAFDRILSTKLGVEAVVALMEASPDTPACVIGLSGNHAVRLPLMECVEMTKLVQNAMNERRFEEAVKLRGGSFENNWNIYKLLAFQKPAQAQSNFSLAILNVGAPAAGMNAAVRSAVRIALAHGHKVYGVNDGFQGLAFGRVFEMGWHSVAGWTGQGGSLLGTKRTLPNKHMEKIVETISKFSISALLVVGGFEGYAGVLQLFEARGRYDELCIPMCVIPATISNNVPGTDFSLGADTAVNAAMEGCDKIKQSATGTKSRVFVVETMGGYCGYLATCTGIAVGADAAYIYEEPFNIHDLKTNVEHLAEKMKKDIQRGLVLRNENCHENYTTDFLHRLYSSEGKGIFDCRVNVLGHLQQGGAPSPFDRNFGTKLGVRAIQWISERMTENFRQNRVFANSPETACVLGLKRKVISFSPVTELKDVTDFEHRMPKVQWWFNLRPIQKMLARYQTSFVEYVPGEMEHVTRRSISIDPGF; encoded by the exons ATGATCGGTAGCGCCCGCTGCAAGGCCTTCACAACTCGTGAGGGCAGGGTGTCTGCCGCCTTCAACCTGGTGAAGAAAGGCATCAccaacctgtgtgtgtgcggcgGAGACGGCAGCCTCACCGGAGCCAACATCTTTCGCAGCGAGTGGAGCAGTCTGCTGGACGAGCTCGTACAGAAAG GAAGGATCACAGCCACTCTGGCGAAGCTGCACGACCACCTGAACATCGTGGGGCTCGTTGGCTCCATCGACAACGACTTCTGCGGCACCGACATGACCATCGGAGCTGACTCAGCGCTGCACCGCATCATGGAGATAATTGATGCTATCATGACCACTGCACAAAG CCATCAGCGCACATTTGTTCTGGAAGTCATGGGGAGACACTGTGG ATATCTGGCCTTGGTGTCAGCGTTGGCATCTGGGGCCGATTGGCTCTTCATTCCAGAGGCTCCTCCTCTGGAGGGCTGGGAGGACCGCATGTGTTCTCGTCTAGAGTCG AGCCGCATATCAGGGTCAAGACTCAACATTATAATCATCGCAGAGGGAGCAATCGACAGGGATGGCAAGCCCATCTCCTCAACATATGTAAAAGAA CTGGTGGTGAAGAGGCTGGGTTACGATACCAGAGTGACCGTGCTCGGCCATGTTCAGCGAGGAGGAGTTCCCTCAGCGTTTGACAGAATCCTG AGCACTAAGTTGGGTGTGGAGGCGGTGGTGGCTCTGATGGAGGCCTCTCCTGACACCCCAGCCTGTGTCATCGGCCTGTCAGGTAACCATGCTGTTCGTCTGCCTCTAATGGAGTGTGTGGAGATG ACTAAGTTGGTGCAGAACGCCATGAACGAGAGGCGCTTCGAAGAGGCTGTCAAACTGCGTGGAGG GAGTTTTGAGAACAACTGGAACATCTACAAGCTTCTCGCCTTCCAGAAACCCGCCCAGGCTCAG AGTAACTTCTCCTTGGCCATTCTGAACGTGGGCGCTCCAGCTGCAGGGATGAATGCAGCGGTGAGGTCTGCTGTGAGGATAGCGCTGGCTCATGGACACAAGGTCTACGGGGTTAATGACGGCTTTCAAGGTCTTGCCTTCGGAAGG gttttTGAGATGGGCTGGCACAGTGTGGCGGGATGGACGGGCCAAGGAGGCTCACTGCTGGGGACAAAACG aaCCCTTCCGAACAAACACATGGAGAAGATTGTGGAAACCATCTCCAAGTTCAGCATATCAGCTCTGCTGGTTGTTGGAGGCTTTGAG GGATATGCAGGTGTGCTGCAGCTGTTTGAAGCCCGGGGTCGCTACGATGAGCTCTGCATCCCCATGTGTGTAATCCCTGCTACCATCAGCAACAACGTGCCTGGAACCGACTTCAGCCTGGGAGCAGACACGGCTGTCAATGCTGCCATGGAG GGATGCGACAAGATCAAACAGTCTGCCACCGGTACAAAGAGCCGAGTGTTTGTGGTGGAGACTATGGGGGGATACTGTGGATATCTGGCGACCTGCACCGGTATAGCTGTGGGTGCTGATGCAGCCTACATCTATGAAGAGCCCTTCAACATTCACGACCTGAAG ACCAATGTGGAACATTTGGCTGAAAAGATGAAGAAGGACATCCAGCGGGGTCTAGTTCTAAG GAATGAAAACTGCCATGAAAACTACACCACAGATTTCCTCCATAGGCTGTATTCTTCAGAGGGGAAGGGCATCTTTGACTGCAGAGTCAATGTGTTGGGACACCTTCAGCAG GGAGGGGCACCTTCTCCTTTTGACAGAAATTTTGGCACCAAGTTGGGTGTGAGGGCTATCCAGTGGATTTCAGAGAGAATGACTGAAAACTTCAGACAGA ACCGCGTGTTCGCCAACTCACCAGAAACAGCTTGTGTGCTCGGCCTCAAGAGGAAGGTCATCTCATTCAGCCCCGTCACTGAACTGAAGGATGTGACTGATTTTGA GCACCGGATGCCCAAAGTCCAGTGGTGGTTTAATCTACGGCCGATACAGAAAATGTTGGCCAGGTACCAGACCAGCTTTGTGGAATACGTCCCAGGAGAGATGGAGCATGTGACTCGACGCTCCATCAGCATTGACCCCGGGTTCTAA
- the LOC131979078 gene encoding protein SIX6OS1 — protein MEEAAEDEVEERAALEEEQAPSQKDDEVQAAFVQPSSPEMNPPSCRAETAAVPSTPTFPFSFSPTTSPHPGTSDTKSPAFVFNLNPGPSTPGFSGFGFDVGLSQEEDSSFAFTSPFFNEKKPTESKSSTCPEFLFGQPEQSEDFQFAFNAKSPQTTNKDTTRDDFPFTFNF, from the exons ATGGAGGAGGCAGCGGAGGACGAGGTGGAGGAAAGAGCAGCTCTAGAAGAAGAGCAGGCACCGAGCCAAAAGGACGATGAGGTACAAGCTGCTTTCGTTCAACCGTCATCTCCAGAAATGAATCCACCATCGTGCCGggcagaaacagcagctgtgccTTCAACCCCAACATTCCCATTTAG CTTTAGCCCCACCACCTCCCCACATCCAGGCACCTCTGATACCAAATCTCCAGCTTTTGTGTTCAATCTGAACCCCGGTCCCAGCACCCCGGGCTTCTCTGGGTTTGGATTTGACGTGGGCTTGTCACAGGAGGAG GACTCATCTTTTGCTTTTACCAGCCCGTTTTTCAACGAGAAG aaacCCACTGAATCAAAGTCTTCAACCT GTCCAGAGTTCCTGTTTGGCCAGCCGGAGCAAAGTGAAGACTTCCAGTTTGCCTTTAATGCAAAAAGCCCTCAGACAACTAACAAAGATACAACCAGGGATGATTTTCCATTTACATTCAACTTTTAA
- the LOC131979443 gene encoding uncharacterized protein LOC131979443 has translation MNNQYSLNNIDSLLFQYALKNRELSQKKNEINQQIKVCRADIAERRSYIETMHRDKKKLEEEIRVKQSTVMHNKANAKSMKTTNSQLLQYEQTLKAELESIKTSYNRDMEAYEERITSYKKTFQTHKDFYCQNPVAQMLLTLQAEKEEIECRIKACDDQITIKQKELDHLTGSAVDSSSTEELPDSVPGQQASAGPEKQLDPQTEEECNSSIDISSLQLNHTEDDHKTSEEVNAEEIPEENEVCSILDTTDCSNSQEEESNELWSSRPLDGKGGKSVCVSVDTNILHTRCHVWIFMLTLWSLQKHQIQTSSPHPD, from the exons atgaacaaccaATATTCACTTAATAATATTGACAGCCTCCTCTTTCAGTATG CTCTAAAAAATCGGGAGCTTTCCCAAAAGAAGAATGAAATCAACCAACAAATTAAAG TGTGTAGAGCTGATATTGCTGAGCGGAGGTCTTACATTGAGACAATGCACAGAGATAAAAAGAAACTTGAGGAAGAAATCAGGGTTAAACAGAGCACTGTTATGCATAATAAAGCAAATGCAAAAAG CATGAAGACGACTAACAGCCAGCTGCTTCAGTATGAGCAGACACTGAAAGCAGAACTGGAGAGCATAAAAACCAGCTACAACCGTGACAT GGAAGCCTACGAAGAGAGAATTACAAGCTACAAGAAGACATTCCAGACGCATAAAGACTTTTATTGCCAAAATCCTGTTGCTCAAATGCTCCTCACGCTGCAGGCTGAAAAAGAGGAGATTGAGTGTAGAATCAAGGCTTGTGATGatcaaataacaataaaacagaagGAGCTGGACCATCTCACTG GCTCAGCAGTCGATTCATCTTCCACCGAGGAACTACCAGACAG CGTGCCTGGCCAACAAGCCTCAGCAGGACCAGAGAAACAATTAGATCCTCAGACAGAGGAGGAATGTAATTCTTCCATTGACATCTCTTCTCTTCAACTCAACCATACAGAG GATGATCACAAAACTTCTGAAGAGGTGAACGCTGAGGAAATTCCTGAGGAAAACGAAGTCTGTAGTATATTGGATACTACGGATTGCAGCAATTCCCAAGAGGAAGAAAGCAATGAGCTTTGGTCAAGTCGTCCATTGGATGGTAAGGGAGggaagtctgtgtgtgtttcagttgaTACCAACATTTTACACACCAGATGCCATGTTTGGATAtttatgttaaccctctggagtctccaaaagcaccaaatccagacttcttcaccacatccagactag